The Salvelinus namaycush isolate Seneca chromosome 13, SaNama_1.0, whole genome shotgun sequence genome includes a region encoding these proteins:
- the LOC120058052 gene encoding dual specificity protein phosphatase 19-like, with the protein MQSLAQEIKTFSKTNLRKQCTRVTTLSGRRIIETWKGSTIHVVEDKTQPQTACGYVQDNSWDVQVGVIKPYLLLGSQDAAHDFGTLRKYKVSHILNVAYGVENAFPDLFIYKTLSILDVPDTDITSYFQECSKFIDQANAEKGVVLVHCNSGVSRSASVVIGYLMSTEGKPFNDAFTLVKSARPATCPNPGFLEQLKGFKLKGGIEANGVGYA; encoded by the exons ATGCAGTCTCTTGCCCAGGAAATCAAGACATTTTCCAAGACCAATTTGAGAAAGCAATGCACCCGCGTGACGACGTTGAGCGGCAGGAGGATTATTGAGACATGGAAAGGGTCGACTATACATGTTGTAGAGGATAAAACTCAGCCTCAGACAGCATGCGGCTATGTACAGGACAACAGCTGGGACGTACAAGTTGGAGTTATTAAACCTTATTTACTATTAG GCTCACAAGATGCTGCACATGACTTTGGCACTTTGAGAAAATATAAG GTGTCCCACATTTTGAATGTAGCCTATGGTGTTGAAAACGCATTTCCAGACCTGTTCATTTATAAAACACTGAGCATTCTGGATGTTCCTGATACTGACATAACATCCTATTTCCAAGAGTGCTCAAAATTCATAGACCAAGCAAATGCAGAG AAAGGAGTTGTGTTGGTTCACTGCAATTCTGGAGTCTCGAGGTCAGCCTCGGTCGTCATTGGATACCTGATGTCCACGGAAGGAAAGCCTTTCAATGATGCGTTTACCTTGGTGAAATCGGCTCGGCCAGCCACATGTCCAAACCCAGGGTTTCTTGAACAGTTGAAAGGTTTCAAACTGAAAGGGGGCATAGAAGCCAATGGTGTGGGCTATGCAtga